From Oryza brachyantha chromosome 9, ObraRS2, whole genome shotgun sequence, a single genomic window includes:
- the LOC102712571 gene encoding probable serine/threonine-protein kinase PBL19 produces the protein MNCLGWLKKRRSKSKGSGKRATTTTTASAVSTSRSDDSGGVRPASKSTGSTSSHRSISSLYEERGHGQLRDFDYDELQAATNGFSRAQKLGEGGFGSVYKGFVRPPDGKGDRLAVAVKCLNQRGLQGHKQWLAEVQFLGVLEHPNLVKLLGYCAVDGERGPQRLLVYEYMPNKSLEDHLFVRAYTPLSWNRRLQIILGAAEGLAYLHEGLEVQVIYRDFKASNILLDKDFRAKLSDFGLAREGPTGANTHVSTAVVGTHGYAAPDYIETGHLTVKSDVWSFGVVLYEILTGRRTLDRHRPPGEQKLLEWVSQFAPDSRNFRMIMDPRLRGEYSVKAAREIAKLAESCLLKNAKERPTMSEVVDVLRRAVQAQPDTPTAAASAKGKRVDVAAPPPAAARRR, from the exons ATGAACTGCCTTGGTTGGCTCAAGAAGAGGAGGTCCAAGAGCAAGGGGTCGGGGAagcgggcgacgacgacgacgacggcgtcggcggtgaGCACGAGCCGATCGGACGACTCCGGCGGGGTGCGCCCCGCGAGCAAGTCGACCGGGTCGACGTCGTCGCACCGGAGCATCTCGTCGCTGTACGAGGAGCGGGGCCATGGCCAGCTGCGGGACTTCGACTACGACGAGCTCCAGGCCGCCACCAATGGGTTCAGCCGCGCCCAGAAGCTCGGCGAGGGCGGCTTCGGCAGCGTCTACAAGGGCTTCGTCCGCCCGCCCGACGGCAAGGGCgatcgcctcgccgtcgccgtcaagtGCCTCAACCAGCGGGGTCTCCAG GGTCATAAGCAGTGGTTGGCCGAAGTACAGTTCCTTGGGGTTCTTGAGCACCCAAACCTTGTAAAACTTCTTGGATATTGTGCTGTTGATGGTGAAAGGGGGCCGCAAAGATTGTTGGTGTACGAGTATATGCCTAATAAGAGCCTGGAAGATCACTTATTTGTCCGAGCTTATACTCCTCTCTCGTGGAATAGAAGGCTTCAGATAATCTTGGGTGCTGCAGAAGGATTAGCTTACCTGCATGAAGGGTTAGAAGTTCAG GTAATCTACCGGGACTTCAAAGCTTCTAACATTTTATTGGACAAAGACTTCAGAGCAAAGCTGTCAGACTTTGGGCTAGCAAGGGAGGGACCAACTGGAGCAAACACTCACGTCTCCACAGCG GTGGTTGGGACGCACGGGTACGCGGCGCCGGACTACATAGAGACGGGGCACCTGACGGTGAAGAGCGACGTGTGGAGCTTCGGGGTGGTGCTGTACGAGATCCTGACGGGGCGGCGGACGCTGGACCGGCACCGGCCGCCCGGGGAGCAGAAGCTGCTGGAGTGGGTCAGCCAGTTCGCCCCCGACAGCCGCAACTTCCGCATGATCATGGACCCCAGGCTCCGCGGCGAGTACTCCGTCAAGGCCGCCAGGGAGATCGCCAAGCTCGCCGAGAGCTGCCTCCTCAAGAACGCCAAGGAGCGCCCCACCATGTCCGAGGTCGTCGACGTGCTCCGGCGGGCCGTGCAGGCGCAGCCCGAcacgcccaccgccgccgcctccgccaagGGGAAGAGGGTCGACgtggcggcgccaccgccggcggcggcgaggaggaggtga